A part of Melittangium boletus DSM 14713 genomic DNA contains:
- the ruvX gene encoding Holliday junction resolvase RuvX, whose protein sequence is MRTLGLDVGTKTIGVAVSDALGLTAQTVTTVRRTSLKVDLAALQKLVEEYEARGFVVGLPLNMDGSEGPRAEATRRFVDVLTQTFGLPVELWDERLSTVAAQRTLLEADLSRAKRREVIDQMAAQFILQGWLDARHAAQARAIHAEDEPDDDDAGT, encoded by the coding sequence ATGCGCACCCTGGGCCTCGACGTGGGCACCAAGACGATTGGCGTCGCCGTTTCGGACGCGTTGGGACTCACCGCCCAGACGGTCACCACCGTGCGGCGCACGAGCCTCAAGGTGGACCTGGCCGCCCTCCAGAAGCTGGTCGAGGAGTACGAGGCCCGCGGCTTCGTGGTCGGGCTTCCGCTCAACATGGACGGCAGCGAGGGCCCTCGCGCCGAGGCCACGCGCCGCTTCGTGGACGTGCTCACCCAGACGTTCGGCCTGCCCGTGGAGTTGTGGGACGAGCGCCTGTCCACCGTGGCCGCCCAGCGCACCCTGCTGGAAGCGGACCTGTCCCGCGCCAAGCGCCGCGAGGTCATCGACCAGATGGCCGCCCAGTTCATCCTCCAGGGTTGGCTCGATGCCCGGCATGCCGCCCAGGCACGGGCCATTCACGCCGAGGACGAACCGGACGATGACGACGCCGGGACGTGA
- a CDS encoding ATP-binding protein, whose amino-acid sequence MVNHDTVGVQAEHFRLGTFIRAHRTRILEDWEASVRRLPCTQGLSRPRLMDHLPDLLERIANVVDKVHTGGHGSLERMPEVHALERLDSGYDLDAVAEEYALLRACILQRYGEYVEAHGDSSMAVAMREVVSFNRTFDEAVSAAVSRYTRARERTLVALDRISEAALGAEELDAFLPRLLRVMLETTEAVDSVTLMLREGELLKVRASVGLEHGGAHDFSERVGEGFCGVIAAEQRPFELRSAATDPRVRDEALRARGTHALYGVPLMYGGEVIGVAHMGSRTAVEFSNEDKLLFRAMVSRATILIIQAWLSAREHAARAEAEERKQQLQLIIEQSSDAIIMADAQGVMRVFNTAAEQLHGFGFKEVPPSEWSGTYGLLTLDERPMKFEEVCLYRALQNEVVTEDRWKVRRLDGSVRTLIGTAAPLWRPDGSLAGAVLNARDETERLDREREQTETLALLDSLLATAPVGLAFLDPSLRFVRTNEALAEINGLSVDAHRGRTVEEVFGERAEWLVPLLRHVLETGEVYRGDEFSGCIAREPGALRHWVGDYFPVRARDGRMLGVGCVVVDVTERTLQEERLRQTAEFRERFLGVVSHDLRNPLNAILLSANGLLRTEGLPATHTKLARRIVTSAERMVRMIGELLDFTRGRLGGGIPIQPRPSNLRLLCNQVLEELESSHPGRELRLTAEGQFQGEWDPDRLAQLLGNLGKNALDYSPLGSSVDFSLHDEGEAVRVEVHNGGPPIPLDLLPNIFEPFRRAVSGDAHSTSGLGLGLFIVEQIAQAHGGTIGVHSTSDAGTCFTLRLPRKTHEAPPGASGASS is encoded by the coding sequence ATGGTCAATCACGACACCGTTGGGGTTCAAGCCGAGCACTTCCGCCTGGGCACGTTCATCCGGGCGCATCGCACGCGCATCCTGGAGGACTGGGAAGCGTCGGTGCGCCGGTTGCCTTGCACCCAGGGGCTCTCCCGGCCCCGGTTGATGGACCATCTCCCGGATCTCCTGGAGCGCATCGCCAACGTGGTGGACAAAGTCCACACAGGCGGGCATGGCTCCCTCGAGCGGATGCCCGAAGTGCATGCCCTGGAGCGGCTGGACTCGGGCTACGACCTGGATGCGGTGGCCGAGGAATACGCGCTGCTGCGGGCCTGCATCCTCCAGCGCTATGGCGAATACGTGGAGGCCCATGGCGACTCGTCCATGGCGGTGGCGATGCGGGAGGTGGTGTCCTTCAACCGCACCTTCGACGAGGCGGTGTCCGCGGCCGTGTCGCGCTACACCCGCGCCCGCGAGCGCACCCTGGTGGCGCTCGATCGCATTTCCGAGGCGGCGCTCGGCGCGGAGGAGCTGGATGCCTTCCTGCCCCGGCTCTTGCGCGTGATGTTGGAGACGACCGAGGCGGTGGACTCCGTCACGCTGATGCTGCGCGAGGGGGAACTCCTGAAGGTGCGTGCCTCGGTGGGGCTGGAGCACGGCGGGGCCCATGATTTCAGTGAGCGGGTGGGCGAGGGCTTCTGCGGCGTCATCGCGGCGGAGCAGCGGCCCTTCGAGCTGCGCTCGGCGGCGACGGACCCCCGGGTGCGCGACGAGGCGCTTCGAGCGCGGGGAACGCATGCCCTCTATGGGGTGCCGTTGATGTACGGCGGAGAGGTCATCGGCGTGGCGCACATGGGCAGCCGCACCGCCGTCGAGTTCTCCAACGAGGACAAGCTGCTCTTCCGGGCCATGGTGAGCCGGGCCACCATCCTCATCATCCAGGCCTGGCTCTCGGCGCGCGAGCACGCGGCGCGGGCCGAGGCCGAGGAGCGCAAGCAGCAGCTGCAGCTCATCATCGAGCAGAGCAGTGACGCCATCATCATGGCGGACGCGCAGGGGGTGATGCGCGTCTTCAACACCGCCGCCGAGCAACTGCACGGCTTCGGGTTCAAGGAGGTCCCTCCCTCGGAGTGGAGCGGTACTTACGGCCTGCTCACCCTGGACGAGCGTCCCATGAAGTTCGAGGAGGTGTGCCTCTACCGGGCCCTGCAGAACGAGGTGGTGACGGAGGACCGGTGGAAGGTGCGGCGTCTGGATGGCTCGGTGCGCACCCTGATCGGTACGGCGGCGCCCCTGTGGCGGCCGGATGGTTCGCTGGCGGGCGCCGTGCTCAACGCGCGCGATGAGACGGAACGGCTCGACCGGGAGCGCGAGCAGACCGAGACCCTGGCGCTGCTGGACTCGCTGCTGGCCACGGCTCCGGTGGGATTGGCCTTCCTGGATCCCTCGCTGCGTTTCGTGCGCACCAATGAAGCACTCGCCGAGATCAACGGGCTGTCGGTGGACGCGCACCGAGGCAGGACGGTGGAGGAGGTGTTCGGCGAGCGGGCGGAGTGGCTCGTTCCCCTGTTGCGGCACGTCTTGGAGACGGGCGAGGTGTACCGGGGCGACGAGTTCTCCGGCTGCATCGCCCGGGAGCCGGGGGCCCTGCGCCACTGGGTGGGGGACTACTTCCCGGTGCGCGCGAGGGATGGACGGATGCTCGGAGTGGGGTGCGTCGTGGTGGATGTCACCGAGCGCACGCTGCAGGAGGAGCGGTTGCGCCAGACAGCCGAGTTCCGCGAGCGCTTCCTGGGCGTCGTCTCGCATGATCTGCGCAATCCACTCAACGCCATCCTGTTGTCCGCCAATGGGTTGTTGAGGACGGAGGGCCTGCCCGCGACCCACACGAAGCTGGCGCGCCGCATCGTCACCAGCGCCGAGCGCATGGTGCGGATGATTGGCGAGCTGCTGGACTTCACGCGGGGCCGGCTCGGAGGCGGCATCCCCATCCAGCCACGGCCCTCCAATCTGCGCCTGCTGTGCAATCAGGTGCTGGAGGAACTGGAGAGCAGCCATCCGGGGCGGGAGTTGCGGCTGACGGCCGAGGGCCAGTTCCAGGGGGAGTGGGATCCGGACCGGCTCGCGCAGTTGCTGGGCAACCTGGGCAAGAACGCGCTCGACTACAGCCCCCTGGGTTCGTCCGTGGACTTCTCCCTCCACGACGAGGGCGAGGCCGTGCGCGTGGAGGTCCATAACGGGGGACCGCCCATTCCCCTGGACCTGCTGCCGAACATCTTCGAGCCCTTCCGCCGGGCCGTCTCGGGCGATGCGCATTCGACCTCGGGTCTGGGCCTGGGTCTCTTCATCGTCGAGCAGATCGCCCAGGCGCACGGGGGGACCATCGGCGTGCACTCCACCTCCGATGCGGGCACCTGCTTCACCCTGCGGTTGCCCCGGAAGACCCACGAGGCGCCGCCAGGAGCCAGCGGCGCCTCGTCTTGA